Proteins from a single region of Streptococcus mitis:
- a CDS encoding helix-turn-helix domain-containing protein produces MKNNMRVILAKQRKKTADVAEATGISKSTLTALYYERAKNPSLDTLKKVSSYLGVTLDEFLDTKE; encoded by the coding sequence TTGAAAAATAATATGCGTGTTATTTTAGCAAAGCAACGTAAAAAAACTGCTGATGTTGCAGAGGCTACGGGAATTTCAAAAAGCACATTGACTGCTTTGTACTATGAACGTGCAAAGAATCCAAGTCTTGATACGTTAAAAAAAGTATCTAGTTACTTGGGCGTTACGCTGGATGAATTTCTAGATACGAAAGAATAG
- a CDS encoding helix-turn-helix domain-containing protein, which translates to MNRLKKLRKEKKLSQKEIAKEMSISEKTLSRWENGESQIKPEKSQQLADFFGVSVGYLLGYSDFRDTQELVKKTHENYPVDKAWKVSSVVSQFGELPLEKIKTTYGEALSSSLMEFLGLLSFNYKEMETIYKFLALEDDQKEVIHDLTVKLFNLDNLKKK; encoded by the coding sequence ATGAATAGATTGAAAAAGCTACGTAAAGAAAAAAAGCTATCTCAAAAGGAAATAGCAAAAGAAATGAGTATATCAGAAAAGACTCTATCACGATGGGAAAACGGAGAAAGCCAAATCAAACCAGAAAAATCCCAGCAACTAGCTGACTTCTTCGGGGTAAGCGTTGGATATCTGCTGGGGTATAGTGATTTTAGAGATACTCAAGAACTAGTAAAAAAAACTCATGAAAATTACCCAGTTGATAAAGCTTGGAAGGTTAGCAGTGTAGTTTCACAGTTTGGAGAATTACCATTAGAGAAAATCAAAACAACATATGGTGAAGCCTTATCTAGTAGTTTAATGGAGTTCTTGGGTTTACTTAGTTTTAATTATAAAGAAATGGAAACAATATATAAGTTCTTAGCTTTAGAAGATGACCAAAAAGAAGTTATTCATGATCTAACTGTTAAATTATTTAACTTAGATAATTTGAAAAAGAAATAA
- a CDS encoding tyrosine-type recombinase/integrase, which produces MKITEVIKKDGSKVYRANVYLGIDQVTGKKVKTKVTGRTQKEVKQKATQEKIAFQKAGSTRQKASTIKNYQELANLWLESYKNTVKPNTQGNVRKLIDNHILPIFGAYKLDKLTTPLIQSIINELADKTNRGEKGAFLHYDKIHALNKRILQYGVTMQAIPSNPARDVVLPRNTQKAKRQKVKHFENQELKKFLGYLDNLDSDRYRYYYETTLYKFLLATGCRINEALALSWSDIDLDNAVVHITKTLNRDLEINSPKSKASYRDIDIDQATVSMLKQYKLRQTKEAWKIGQRESVVFSDFIHEYPSSSRLKRRLQTHFKRADVPNIGFHGFRHTHASLLLNSGIPYKELQYRLGHSTLSMTMDIYSHLSKENAKKAVSFYETALKAL; this is translated from the coding sequence ATGAAAATAACTGAAGTTATAAAAAAAGACGGTAGTAAAGTCTATCGTGCTAATGTATATCTAGGAATTGACCAAGTAACAGGAAAGAAAGTTAAAACTAAGGTAACAGGGCGGACACAAAAGGAAGTTAAGCAGAAAGCTACTCAAGAAAAAATTGCTTTTCAAAAAGCAGGATCCACTAGACAAAAGGCTAGCACCATAAAAAACTATCAAGAATTAGCCAATCTCTGGTTAGAAAGTTATAAGAATACGGTTAAGCCAAACACTCAAGGCAATGTTAGAAAGCTAATTGATAATCATATATTGCCTATTTTTGGGGCTTACAAGCTCGATAAGCTCACTACTCCACTTATCCAGTCAATTATCAACGAACTTGCTGACAAGACTAATAGAGGGGAAAAAGGGGCTTTTCTACATTATGACAAGATACACGCTTTAAACAAACGTATCTTACAGTATGGCGTAACCATGCAAGCTATACCGTCCAATCCTGCGCGTGATGTTGTTTTACCTCGTAACACTCAGAAAGCGAAGCGCCAAAAGGTAAAACACTTTGAAAATCAAGAACTAAAAAAGTTTCTTGGTTATCTCGATAATTTAGATAGCGATAGATATCGTTACTACTATGAGACAACACTCTATAAGTTCCTATTGGCTACTGGTTGCCGTATCAATGAAGCTTTAGCTCTTTCCTGGTCTGATATAGACTTAGATAATGCCGTTGTGCATATTACCAAAACACTAAATCGGGATTTAGAAATCAATAGCCCAAAATCTAAAGCTAGTTATCGGGATATAGATATAGATCAAGCGACTGTTAGCATGCTGAAGCAGTACAAACTACGCCAAACTAAAGAGGCTTGGAAGATAGGGCAACGTGAAAGTGTAGTATTTTCTGATTTCATTCATGAGTATCCTAGCAGTTCAAGACTTAAAAGAAGATTGCAAACACATTTTAAGCGTGCTGACGTTCCTAACATTGGCTTTCACGGATTCCGTCACACTCACGCTAGTCTCTTGCTTAACTCTGGAATACCATACAAGGAACTCCAGTACCGCCTAGGTCATTCCACTTTATCAATGACCATGGATATATATAGTCACCTCTCAAAAGAGAACGCAAAAAAAGCAGTATCATTCTACGAAACTGCACTAAAAGCACTATAG
- a CDS encoding magnesium transporter CorA family protein — protein MKQVFLSTTTEFKEIDTLEPGTWINLVNPTQNESLEIANAFDIDIADLRAPLDAEEMSRITIEDEYTLIIVDVPVTEERNNRTYYVTIPLGIIITEETIITTCLEPLPVLDVFINRRLRNFYTFMRSRFIFQILYRNAELYLTALRSIDRKSEQIESQLHQSTRNEELIELMELEKTIVYFKASLKTNERVIKKLTSSTSNIKKYLEDEDLLEDTLIETQQAIEMADIYGNVLHSMTETFASIISNNQNNIMKTLALVTIVMSIPTMVFSAYGMNFKDNEIPLNGEPNAFWLIVFIAFAMSVSLTLYLIHKKWF, from the coding sequence ATGAAACAAGTTTTTCTCTCTACAACAACTGAATTTAAAGAGATCGATACGCTTGAACCGGGTACTTGGATCAATCTCGTCAATCCGACTCAAAATGAATCACTCGAAATCGCTAATGCCTTCGATATCGATATTGCTGACCTTCGAGCACCGCTCGATGCGGAAGAAATGTCTCGTATTACCATTGAAGACGAGTACACCCTGATTATCGTAGACGTGCCGGTCACAGAAGAAAGAAATAACCGCACCTACTACGTAACCATCCCGCTTGGTATTATCATCACCGAGGAAACCATTATCACTACGTGTTTGGAACCTCTACCAGTCCTCGATGTCTTTATCAACCGTCGATTGCGTAATTTTTATACTTTCATGCGTTCGCGTTTTATCTTCCAGATTCTCTATCGCAATGCAGAGCTTTACCTAACAGCCCTTCGTTCAATCGACCGTAAGAGTGAGCAAATCGAAAGTCAACTGCATCAATCAACTCGTAATGAAGAATTGATTGAGCTCATGGAATTGGAAAAAACCATCGTCTATTTCAAGGCCTCCCTCAAAACAAACGAGCGTGTGATTAAGAAATTGACCAGCTCAACCAGCAATATCAAAAAATACCTTGAGGACGAAGACCTGCTTGAAGATACCCTGATTGAAACCCAACAGGCCATCGAGATGGCAGACATTTACGGAAATGTCCTTCATTCCATGACAGAGACCTTTGCCTCTATCATTTCCAACAACCAGAACAACATTATGAAAACCTTGGCCCTTGTGACCATCGTCATGTCCATCCCAACCATGGTCTTCTCTGCCTACGGGATGAACTTTAAGGATAATGAAATCCCCCTAAACGGCGAGCCAAATGCCTTCTGGTTAATCGTCTTTATCGCCTTTGCTATGAGTGTCTCGCTCACTCTCTATCTCATCCATAAAAAATGGTTCTAA
- a CDS encoding DUF1129 domain-containing protein — protein sequence MSQIDLQKLTKKNQEFVHIATQQFIKDGKTDAEIKAIFEEVIPQILEEQAKGTTARSLYGAPTHWAHSFTVKEQYEKEHPKENDDPKLMIMDSALFITSLFALVSALTTFFSADQAIGYGLITLLLVGLVGGFAFYLMYYFVYQYYGPDMDRSQRPPFWKSVLVILASMFLWLLVFFATSFLPASLNPVLAPLPLAIIGAVLLALRFYLKKRLNIRSASAGPTRY from the coding sequence ATGTCTCAGATTGATCTACAAAAATTAACCAAGAAAAACCAAGAGTTTGTCCATATCGCTACCCAACAATTCATTAAAGATGGGAAAACAGATGCTGAAATTAAGGCTATTTTTGAGGAAGTTATTCCCCAAATCCTTGAAGAGCAAGCCAAGGGTACGACTGCTCGTTCCCTCTATGGCGCACCGACTCATTGGGCTCATAGTTTCACTGTCAAAGAGCAATATGAAAAAGAGCATCCAAAAGAAAATGATGATCCAAAACTCATGATTATGGACTCAGCCCTTTTCATCACTAGTCTCTTTGCCCTCGTCAGCGCCCTTACAACCTTCTTCTCAGCAGATCAGGCTATCGGTTACGGTTTGATTACCCTCCTATTGGTTGGACTGGTTGGTGGATTTGCCTTTTACTTGATGTACTACTTTGTTTACCAATACTATGGACCAGATATGGACCGCAGTCAACGTCCACCTTTCTGGAAATCTGTACTGGTTATCCTAGCTTCTATGTTCCTTTGGTTGCTTGTTTTCTTTGCAACAAGCTTCCTACCAGCTAGCCTTAACCCAGTACTTGCTCCATTGCCACTAGCTATTATCGGAGCAGTCCTCCTCGCCCTTCGCTTCTATCTCAAGAAACGCTTGAACATCCGCAGCGCAAGTGCAGGACCAACACGCTATTAA
- a CDS encoding ISL3 family transposase, which translates to MEQLHFITKLLDIKDPNIQFMDIINRDTHKEIIAKLDYDSPSCPECGSQMKKYDFQKPSKIPYLETTGMPTRILLRKRRFKCYQCSKIAVAETPLIKKNHQIPRIINQKIAQKLIEKTSMTDIAHQLSISTSTVIRKLNDFNFKHDFSRLPEIMSWDEYAFTKGKMSFIAQDFDNLNIITVLEGRTQAIIRNHFLRYDRAVRCQVKIITMDMFSPYYDISRKLFPNAKIVLDRFHIAQHLSRAMSRVRVQIMNQFERKSHEYKAIKRYWKLIQQDSRKLSDKRFYRPTFRMHLTNKEILDKLLSYSEDLKHHYNLYQLLLFHFQNKEPDKFFGLIEDNLKQVHPLFHTVFKTFLKDKEKIVNALQLPYSNAKLEATNNLIKLIKRNAFGFRNFENFKKRIFIALNIKKERTKSVLSRS; encoded by the coding sequence ATGGAACAATTACATTTTATCACAAAACTGCTCGATATCAAAGACCCTAATATCCAATTTATGGATATCATCAATAGGGATACTCACAAAGAAATCATCGCTAAACTGGACTACGACTCTCCATCTTGTCCTGAGTGTGGAAGTCAAATGAAGAAATATGATTTTCAAAAACCGTCTAAGATTCCTTACCTCGAAACGACTGGTATGCCTACTAGAATCCTCCTTAGAAAACGCCGTTTTAAGTGCTATCAGTGCTCGAAAATAGCGGTCGCTGAGACTCCTCTAATAAAGAAAAATCATCAAATCCCTCGTATCATCAACCAAAAAATTGCTCAAAAGCTGATTGAAAAAACTTCTATGACCGATATTGCCCATCAGCTTTCCATTTCAACTTCAACTGTCATTCGAAAGCTCAATGATTTCAACTTTAAGCATGATTTTTCTCGTCTTCCTGAGATTATGTCTTGGGACGAGTATGCCTTCACTAAGGGAAAGATGAGTTTCATTGCGCAAGATTTTGATAATCTCAACATTATCACTGTTCTTGAAGGCAGAACACAAGCTATCATCCGAAATCACTTTCTGCGCTACGATAGAGCCGTTCGTTGTCAGGTGAAAATCATTACTATGGATATGTTTAGCCCCTACTACGATATTTCCAGAAAACTTTTTCCTAACGCTAAAATCGTTCTCGACCGCTTTCACATTGCCCAACATCTCAGCCGTGCTATGAGTCGTGTGCGTGTCCAAATTATGAATCAGTTTGAGCGAAAATCCCATGAATACAAGGCTATCAAGCGTTACTGGAAGCTCATTCAACAGGATAGTCGTAAATTGAGTGATAAACGTTTCTATCGCCCTACTTTTCGCATGCATCTAACCAACAAAGAGATTCTAGATAAGCTTTTGAGCTATTCAGAAGACTTGAAACACCACTACAATCTCTATCAGCTCTTACTTTTTCACTTCCAGAACAAGGAACCTGACAAATTCTTCGGACTTATTGAGGACAATCTAAAGCAGGTTCATCCTCTTTTTCACACTGTCTTTAAAACCTTCCTCAAGGACAAAGAAAAGATTGTCAATGCTCTTCAACTACCTTATTCTAATGCCAAATTAGAAGCGACTAATAATCTCATTAAACTTATCAAACGAAATGCATTTGGTTTTCGGAACTTTGAAAACTTCAAAAAACGGATTTTTATCGCTCTCAATATCAAAAAAGAAAGGACGAAATCCGTCCTTTCTAGATCTTAG
- a CDS encoding S66 family peptidase: MVSTIGIVSLSSGILGENFVKHEVDLGVQRLKDLGLNPIFLPHSLKGLDFIKDHPEARAEDLMQAFSDDSIEMILCAIGGDDTYRLLPYLFENDQLEKAIKQKIFLGFSDTTMNHLMLHKLGVKTFYGQSFLADICELDKEMLPYSFHYFKELIETGRISEIRPSHVWYEERTDFSPKALGTPRVSHENTGFELLQGNAQFDGEILGGCLESLYDIFDNSRYADSTNLCHEYKLFPDLSDWEGKILLLETSEEKPEPEDFKKMLQTLKETGIFEVISGLLVGKPMDETFYDDYKEALLDIIDSNIPIVYNLNVGHATPRAIVPFGVHASVDAKEQIIRFDYNKK; the protein is encoded by the coding sequence ATGGTTTCTACTATTGGTATTGTTAGTTTGTCTAGTGGCATTCTCGGAGAGAATTTTGTCAAACACGAAGTGGACTTGGGTGTCCAACGTCTCAAGGATCTGGGACTTAATCCTATCTTTTTGCCCCATTCGTTAAAAGGCTTAGACTTTATCAAGGACCATCCCGAAGCGCGTGCAGAGGATTTGATGCAGGCCTTTTCTGATGATAGCATCGAAATGATCCTATGTGCCATCGGTGGGGATGATACCTATCGTTTGTTGCCCTACCTTTTTGAAAATGACCAACTAGAAAAAGCTATCAAACAAAAGATTTTTCTTGGTTTCTCAGATACAACCATGAACCATCTCATGTTGCATAAACTAGGTGTTAAAACTTTTTATGGTCAATCCTTTTTAGCAGACATTTGTGAATTGGACAAGGAGATGTTGCCCTATAGCTTTCACTACTTTAAAGAATTGATTGAGACTGGAAGAATCTCAGAAATCCGCCCTAGTCACGTTTGGTATGAGGAACGAACCGACTTCAGTCCCAAGGCTCTAGGAACACCTCGTGTCAGTCATGAAAATACTGGTTTTGAGCTGTTGCAAGGAAATGCCCAGTTCGATGGAGAAATCCTCGGTGGTTGCCTCGAATCTCTCTACGATATCTTTGACAATTCTCGATACGCAGATAGCACGAACCTCTGCCATGAGTACAAACTTTTCCCTGACTTGTCAGACTGGGAAGGAAAAATCCTCTTGCTAGAAACAAGCGAAGAAAAGCCTGAGCCAGAAGATTTCAAAAAGATGTTGCAGACTTTAAAGGAAACTGGAATATTCGAGGTCATCAGCGGACTCTTGGTCGGGAAACCTATGGATGAAACTTTCTATGACGACTATAAAGAGGCACTATTGGATATCATTGACAGCAATATCCCGATTGTCTATAATCTGAATGTCGGCCACGCAACTCCAAGAGCCATTGTTCCCTTTGGCGTTCACGCCTCTGTAGATGCAAAGGAGCAAATCATTCGCTTTGACTATAACAAAAAATAA